A genomic window from Kineosporia sp. NBRC 101731 includes:
- a CDS encoding MFS transporter encodes MTTTTAKEALPPSYLLWVSGTVVSVLGNGVLYFALGWTATGHSGALAGLILTAINLPRALFLLIGGALGDRVGARRVMITGDAVMLGICLLFAPALHLSGPAVWLLLLTGLVLGLVDAFYLPVSGSMPRLLVTPGQLPRALGLRQAGGQVAQLVAGPVGGLLVVTVGLSGVLLLDAVTFAAVFAVLLLITPVSDHVPATGSLAAAALDGLRLSLADPVLRTILMLTGAVAGLVLPTFSILVPLLARDHGWGARGAGLVVGAQALGTIAVALLIARPWPSSAPPCPERAPACSPGTPPPRSWAPPRRRICPGCRPCS; translated from the coding sequence GTGACCACCACCACCGCGAAAGAAGCTCTGCCCCCGTCATATCTGCTGTGGGTGAGTGGAACCGTGGTCTCCGTCCTGGGTAACGGCGTGCTCTACTTCGCGCTCGGCTGGACCGCGACCGGCCACAGCGGTGCGCTGGCCGGGCTCATCCTCACCGCGATCAACCTGCCGCGAGCGCTGTTCCTGCTGATCGGCGGGGCCCTGGGCGACCGGGTCGGCGCCCGCCGGGTGATGATCACCGGCGACGCGGTGATGCTCGGCATCTGCCTGCTGTTCGCGCCGGCCCTGCACCTGTCCGGCCCGGCTGTCTGGCTCCTGCTCCTCACCGGCCTGGTGCTCGGCCTCGTCGACGCCTTCTACCTGCCCGTCTCCGGCAGCATGCCCCGTCTGCTCGTCACCCCCGGGCAACTGCCCCGGGCGCTGGGCCTGCGCCAGGCCGGGGGTCAGGTGGCCCAGCTGGTCGCGGGGCCCGTCGGCGGCCTGCTCGTGGTGACGGTCGGGCTCTCCGGGGTACTCCTGCTCGACGCGGTCACGTTCGCCGCCGTGTTCGCCGTCCTGCTCCTGATCACCCCGGTGAGCGACCACGTCCCGGCCACCGGGAGCCTTGCCGCGGCCGCCCTCGACGGCCTGCGTCTCAGCCTGGCCGACCCGGTGCTGCGCACGATCCTCATGCTGACCGGGGCCGTCGCCGGCCTGGTCCTGCCCACGTTCTCGATCCTCGTGCCGCTGCTGGCCCGGGACCACGGCTGGGGTGCCCGCGGCGCGGGCCTGGTCGTGGGCGCCCAGGCCCTCGGCACGATCGCGGTGGCCCTGCTGATCGCCCGGCCCTGGCCGTCCTCGGCGCCGCCGTGTCCGGAACGGGCACCGGCCTGTTCGCCGGGCACGCCTCCCCCACGGTCCTGGGCGCCACCCCGTCGACGCATCTGTCCCGGGTGCAGGCCGTGCTCGTGA
- the uvrC gene encoding excinuclease ABC subunit UvrC: MADPSTYRPAVGTIPEQPGVYRFRDDSGRVIYVGKAKSLRQRLNSYFADPAGLHPRTQTMVFTAASVEWTTVNTEVEALQLEYSWIKEYDPRFNVKYRDDKSYPYLAVTMGDEFPRVQVMRGAKRKGTRYFGPYAHAWAIRETVDLLLRVFPVRTCSNGVFKRAGQVGRPCLLGYIDKCSAPCVGKVTPEQHRRLADDFCDFMGGKTERYVKRLERDMLQASHDLEFEQAARLRDDIQALSRAMEKNAVVLADGTDADVFALADDELEAAVQVFHVRDGRIRGQRGWVVEKVEDVTTADLVEHLLQQVYGDVNGEAVPREVLVPHEPPLLDEVESWLAGLRGSRVEVRVPQRGDKRTLMETVARNAGQALTLHKTRRAGDLTTRSKALQEIQEALELPSAPLRIECYDISHIQGSNVVASMVVFEDGLAKKSEYRKFTIKGLNGTSDDVASIREVITRRFRRYLGEKEEEAASAAGADPSTGEILDEAPSLEEDGVPPGIDPQTGRPKKFAYAPNLVVVDGGAPQVAAAAAAMAELGIEGVALCGLAKRLEEVWIPDDEMPVILPRSSEGLYLLQRVRDEAHRFAITHHRQRRSTAMTASELDTVPGLGPARKKALLTHFGSVKKLRAASVEAIASVQGVGPKVAQSVVDSLNPENSANPGTAGVGTVPENRPAIDMATGELLD, translated from the coding sequence GTGGCTGATCCATCGACGTACCGACCTGCCGTCGGAACCATCCCCGAGCAACCGGGTGTCTACCGGTTCCGTGACGACTCCGGGCGGGTCATCTACGTCGGCAAGGCCAAGAGCCTGCGGCAGCGGCTGAATTCGTACTTCGCCGACCCGGCCGGGCTGCACCCGCGCACCCAGACGATGGTGTTCACCGCGGCGAGCGTGGAGTGGACCACGGTGAACACCGAGGTCGAGGCGCTGCAGCTGGAGTACTCCTGGATCAAGGAGTACGACCCGCGGTTCAACGTGAAGTACCGCGACGACAAGTCCTACCCCTACCTGGCCGTGACCATGGGCGACGAGTTCCCGCGGGTGCAGGTGATGCGCGGGGCCAAACGCAAGGGCACCCGCTACTTCGGGCCGTACGCGCACGCCTGGGCGATCCGCGAGACCGTCGACCTGCTGCTGCGGGTCTTCCCGGTGCGTACGTGCAGCAACGGTGTGTTTAAGCGCGCGGGGCAGGTGGGGCGCCCGTGCCTGCTCGGCTATATCGACAAGTGCTCGGCGCCGTGCGTCGGCAAGGTCACCCCCGAGCAGCACCGGCGGCTGGCCGACGACTTCTGCGACTTCATGGGCGGCAAGACCGAGCGCTACGTGAAGCGCCTCGAGCGCGACATGCTGCAGGCCTCGCACGACCTGGAGTTCGAGCAGGCGGCTCGGCTGCGTGACGACATCCAGGCCCTGTCCCGGGCCATGGAGAAGAACGCGGTGGTGCTGGCCGACGGCACCGACGCCGACGTGTTCGCGCTCGCCGACGACGAGCTCGAGGCCGCCGTGCAGGTGTTCCACGTCCGCGACGGCCGGATCCGCGGTCAGCGCGGCTGGGTGGTGGAGAAGGTGGAGGACGTCACCACCGCCGACCTGGTCGAGCACCTGCTGCAGCAGGTCTACGGCGACGTGAACGGCGAGGCGGTGCCGCGCGAGGTGCTGGTGCCGCACGAGCCGCCGTTGCTGGACGAGGTGGAGAGCTGGCTGGCCGGTCTACGGGGATCCCGGGTCGAGGTCCGGGTGCCGCAGCGGGGTGACAAGCGCACGCTGATGGAGACGGTGGCCCGCAACGCCGGGCAGGCCCTGACCCTGCACAAGACCCGTCGGGCGGGCGACCTCACCACCCGTTCGAAGGCCCTGCAGGAGATCCAGGAGGCCCTGGAGCTGCCCTCCGCCCCGCTGCGCATCGAGTGCTACGACATCTCGCACATCCAGGGCTCCAACGTGGTCGCGTCCATGGTCGTGTTCGAGGACGGGCTGGCGAAGAAGTCCGAGTACCGCAAGTTCACGATCAAGGGCCTGAACGGCACCTCCGACGACGTCGCCTCGATCCGTGAGGTGATCACCCGGCGCTTCCGGCGGTATCTGGGGGAGAAGGAGGAGGAAGCCGCGTCGGCGGCGGGTGCCGACCCGTCCACCGGCGAGATCCTCGACGAGGCGCCGTCACTGGAGGAGGACGGCGTGCCGCCGGGCATCGACCCGCAGACCGGCCGGCCGAAGAAGTTCGCCTACGCGCCGAACCTGGTCGTGGTCGACGGTGGTGCCCCCCAGGTGGCGGCCGCCGCGGCGGCGATGGCCGAGCTCGGCATCGAGGGCGTGGCTCTGTGCGGTCTGGCCAAGCGCCTCGAGGAGGTCTGGATCCCGGACGACGAGATGCCGGTGATCCTGCCCCGCTCCAGCGAAGGGCTGTACCTGTTGCAGCGGGTGCGGGACGAGGCGCACCGTTTCGCGATCACCCACCACCGCCAGCGTCGCAGCACCGCGATGACGGCCAGCGAGCTGGACACCGTGCCCGGGCTGGGGCCGGCCCGCAAGAAAGCGCTGCTGACGCACTTCGGATCGGTGAAGAAGCTGCGCGCGGCCTCCGTCGAGGCCATCGCCTCGGTGCAGGGCGTGGGGCCGAAGGTGGCCCAGTCGGTGGTGGACAGCCTGAACCCCGAGAACTCCGCGAACCCCGGGACCGCCGGGGTGGGTACGGTCCCGGAGAATCGTCCCGCGATCGACATGGCCACGGGGGAACTGCTCGACTGA
- the rapZ gene encoding RNase adapter RapZ, which produces MLIITGMSGAGRSTAAKALEDLGWYVVDNLPPQLIAELAMLAGSAEPRVRRIAVAVDVRGRSFFSALADAVSTAENSGIRTRLLFLDATNETLVRRFESVRRPHPLQGDGAPLDGIRAERKVMGELRGNADTLIDTSRLNVHELASKIIAMFGDEGDPAIRILLMSFGFKYGLPLDADQVADVRFLPNPFWVPELRTHNGLDADVADYVLGQEGAAEFVDRYALALQPVLAGYVRENKRYATIAVGCTGGKHRSVAITELLAQKLEGDGVAVTAVHRDLGRE; this is translated from the coding sequence CTGCTCATCATCACCGGCATGTCCGGGGCCGGGCGGAGCACTGCCGCCAAGGCCCTCGAGGACCTCGGCTGGTACGTCGTCGACAATCTGCCGCCGCAGCTGATCGCCGAGCTGGCCATGCTCGCGGGCTCGGCCGAGCCCCGGGTGCGGCGGATCGCAGTGGCGGTCGACGTGCGGGGGCGCTCGTTCTTCAGCGCCCTGGCCGATGCCGTGTCCACGGCCGAGAACAGCGGTATCCGCACCCGCCTGTTGTTCCTCGACGCCACCAACGAGACCCTGGTGCGCCGGTTCGAATCGGTTCGCCGCCCGCACCCGCTGCAGGGCGACGGCGCGCCGCTGGACGGTATCCGCGCCGAGCGCAAGGTGATGGGTGAGCTGCGGGGCAACGCGGACACCCTGATCGACACCTCGCGCCTGAACGTGCACGAGCTGGCCAGCAAGATCATCGCGATGTTCGGCGACGAGGGAGACCCGGCGATCCGGATCCTGCTGATGTCGTTCGGATTCAAGTACGGCCTGCCGCTGGATGCCGACCAGGTGGCCGACGTGCGCTTCCTGCCCAACCCGTTCTGGGTGCCCGAACTGCGCACGCACAACGGGCTGGACGCCGACGTGGCCGACTACGTGCTGGGGCAGGAGGGTGCCGCCGAGTTCGTCGACCGGTACGCCCTGGCCCTGCAGCCGGTGCTGGCCGGCTACGTGCGGGAGAACAAGCGCTACGCCACGATCGCCGTCGGCTGTACCGGGGGCAAGCACCGTTCCGTGGCGATCACCGAGCTCCTGGCCCAGAAGCTGGAGGGCGACGGGGTGGCCGTCACCGCTGTGCACCGTGACCTGGGGCGCGAGTGA
- the yvcK gene encoding uridine diphosphate-N-acetylglucosamine-binding protein YvcK, whose translation MSPTSSGRGPNVVALGGGHGLAASLSALRHLTDRLTAVVTVADDGGSSGRLRREFGVLPPGDLRMALSALCDDSEWGLLWRDVLQHRFASAGAMNDHALGNLLIVTLWELLDDPVSGLDWVARLLGARGRVLPMAAVPLDIEGTVLGIDPDDPAGLTTVRGQVAVATTPGRVIGVQLSPNDPPARPEVLEAVRDADWAVLGPGSWYTSVLPHLLVPELARALARTEARICLTLNLGQQPGETDGFSPENHLEVLAAHAPDLRIDAVLVDPSQIEDAASLERVARAMGAVVVSRDVAIGDGTPRHDPLRLAAAYRDLFSGAIVPNR comes from the coding sequence GTGAGCCCCACCTCCTCCGGCCGGGGCCCGAACGTCGTCGCGCTCGGCGGCGGGCACGGCCTGGCGGCGTCGCTGTCGGCGCTGCGGCACCTGACCGACCGGCTGACGGCCGTGGTCACGGTGGCGGACGACGGCGGCTCGTCGGGGCGGTTGCGGCGCGAATTCGGCGTGCTGCCGCCCGGTGACCTGCGGATGGCGCTGTCGGCTCTGTGCGACGACAGCGAATGGGGGCTGCTGTGGCGCGACGTGCTGCAGCACCGCTTCGCCAGCGCGGGCGCCATGAACGACCACGCCCTCGGCAACCTCCTGATCGTCACCCTCTGGGAACTGCTCGACGACCCGGTCAGCGGGCTGGACTGGGTGGCCCGGTTGCTGGGGGCCAGGGGACGCGTACTGCCGATGGCGGCGGTGCCCCTGGACATCGAGGGCACGGTGCTCGGCATCGACCCCGACGACCCCGCGGGCCTCACCACGGTGCGTGGTCAGGTCGCGGTGGCGACCACGCCGGGACGGGTGATCGGGGTGCAGCTGAGCCCGAACGACCCACCGGCGCGGCCGGAGGTGCTCGAGGCGGTGCGGGACGCCGACTGGGCCGTGCTCGGCCCCGGCTCCTGGTACACCAGCGTGCTCCCGCACCTGCTGGTGCCCGAACTGGCCCGGGCCCTGGCGCGGACCGAGGCCCGGATCTGCCTGACACTGAACCTGGGGCAGCAGCCCGGGGAGACCGATGGCTTCTCGCCCGAGAACCACCTCGAGGTGCTCGCCGCGCACGCCCCCGACCTGCGGATCGACGCCGTCCTGGTGGACCCCTCGCAGATCGAGGACGCGGCGTCACTGGAGCGGGTGGCACGGGCTATGGGGGCGGTCGTCGTCAGCCGCGACGTGGCGATCGGTGACGGTACGCCCCGGCACGACCCGCTGCGCCTGGCCGCCGCCTACCGTGACCTGTTCAGTGGGGCGATCGTCCCGAACAGGTGA
- the whiA gene encoding DNA-binding protein WhiA — protein sequence MALTALVKDELSRLQVTKPCCRKAEVSATLRFAGGLHIVGGRIVVEAELDTAHAARRLRKDISDVFGHTSDIVVLAPGGLRRGSRYVVRVIRDGESLARQTGLVDGRGRPVRGLPPQVVSGATCDAEAAWRGAFLAHGSLTEPGRSSALEVTCPGPEAALALVGAARRLGIQAKAREVRGVDRVVIRDGDTIGALLTRLGAHDAVMAWEERRMRREVRATANRLANFDDANLRRSARAAVAAGSRVERALEILGDEVPEHLRSAGRLRLAHKQASLEELGQLAEPQMTKDAVAGRIRRLLAMADKRASDLGVPGTDANLTPDMLDA from the coding sequence ATGGCATTGACGGCACTGGTCAAAGACGAATTGAGTCGGCTACAGGTCACTAAACCCTGCTGCCGTAAAGCCGAGGTGTCGGCAACTCTCCGGTTCGCCGGAGGGCTACACATCGTCGGGGGCCGCATCGTCGTGGAGGCTGAGCTCGACACCGCCCACGCGGCTCGCCGGTTGCGCAAGGACATCAGCGACGTGTTCGGCCACACCAGCGACATCGTCGTGCTGGCACCGGGCGGCCTGCGACGCGGCAGCCGGTACGTGGTCCGGGTGATTCGTGACGGTGAGTCACTGGCCCGCCAGACCGGTCTGGTCGACGGCCGCGGCCGACCTGTCCGCGGGCTGCCGCCGCAGGTCGTCTCCGGCGCCACCTGCGACGCCGAGGCCGCCTGGCGGGGTGCGTTCCTGGCCCACGGGTCGCTCACCGAGCCGGGTCGCTCCAGCGCCCTCGAGGTGACCTGCCCGGGCCCGGAGGCCGCGCTCGCGCTGGTCGGTGCCGCCCGTCGGCTCGGCATCCAGGCGAAGGCCCGTGAGGTGCGCGGCGTGGACCGGGTGGTGATCCGCGACGGCGACACGATCGGCGCCCTGCTCACCCGCCTCGGCGCACACGACGCGGTGATGGCCTGGGAGGAGCGGCGGATGCGTCGCGAGGTGCGGGCCACCGCGAACCGCCTGGCCAACTTCGACGACGCGAACCTACGGCGCTCCGCCCGGGCCGCCGTGGCCGCCGGTTCGCGGGTGGAGCGGGCCCTGGAGATCCTCGGCGACGAGGTCCCGGAGCATCTGCGGTCCGCCGGCCGGCTGCGCCTGGCGCACAAGCAGGCCAGCCTGGAGGAGCTCGGTCAGCTGGCCGAGCCGCAGATGACGAAGGACGCCGTGGCCGGCCGGATCCGCAGACTTCTGGCGATGGCCGACAAGCGGGCCTCCGACCTGGGGGTACCGGGCACCGACGCGAACCTGACGCCGGACATGCTCGACGCCTGA
- the gap gene encoding type I glyceraldehyde-3-phosphate dehydrogenase produces MTVRVGINGFGRIGRNFFRAARAAGADIEIVAVNDLTDTKTLAHLLKYDSILGRLDAEVSVSGDDIVVDGKAIKVLAEREPANLPWKDLGVDVVVESTGFFTDATKAKAHIDGGAKKVLISAPAKNEDLTIVFGVNHTDYDPAKHHIVSNASCTTNCLAPMAKVLNDTFGIEKGLMTTIHAYTQDQNLQDGPHKDLRRARAAALNIVPTSTGAAKAISLVIPALKGKLDGFALRVPVPTGSATDLTFETARETTVEEVNAAIKAASETEAFKGILKYTEDPIVSSDIVTDPHSCIFDAGLTKVIGNQVKVVGWYDNEWGYSNRLVDAVVLVGTGL; encoded by the coding sequence GTGACTGTTCGCGTTGGCATCAACGGCTTCGGCCGTATCGGCCGTAACTTTTTCCGCGCTGCCCGGGCGGCCGGTGCGGACATCGAGATCGTTGCCGTCAACGACCTCACCGACACGAAGACGCTCGCCCACCTGCTCAAGTACGACTCGATCCTGGGTCGTCTGGACGCCGAGGTGAGCGTCTCCGGTGACGACATCGTCGTGGACGGCAAGGCCATCAAGGTTCTGGCCGAGCGTGAGCCGGCCAATCTGCCGTGGAAGGACCTCGGCGTGGACGTCGTGGTCGAGTCCACCGGCTTCTTCACCGACGCCACCAAGGCCAAGGCGCACATCGACGGTGGTGCCAAGAAGGTCCTGATCTCGGCCCCGGCCAAGAACGAGGACCTGACCATCGTGTTCGGTGTCAACCACACCGACTACGACCCGGCGAAGCACCACATCGTCAGCAACGCCTCCTGCACGACGAACTGCCTGGCCCCGATGGCGAAGGTGCTGAACGACACGTTCGGCATCGAAAAGGGCCTCATGACGACGATCCACGCCTACACGCAGGACCAGAACCTGCAGGACGGTCCGCACAAGGACCTGCGTCGCGCCCGCGCCGCCGCGCTCAACATCGTGCCCACCAGCACCGGTGCCGCGAAGGCCATCAGCCTGGTGATCCCGGCCCTGAAGGGCAAGCTCGACGGCTTCGCGCTGCGCGTCCCGGTCCCGACCGGCTCGGCCACCGACCTGACCTTCGAGACCGCTCGTGAGACCACGGTCGAAGAGGTCAACGCCGCGATCAAGGCCGCTTCCGAGACCGAGGCGTTCAAGGGCATCCTCAAGTACACCGAGGACCCGATCGTCTCCAGCGACATCGTGACCGACCCGCACTCGTGCATCTTCGACGCCGGCCTCACCAAGGTCATCGGCAACCAGGTCAAGGTCGTCGGCTGGTACGACAACGAGTGGGGCTACTCCAACCGCCTCGTCGACGCCGTGGTGCTCGTCGGTACCGGTCTCTGA
- a CDS encoding phosphoglycerate kinase yields MKTIDDLTTELGTLSGKRILVRSDLNVPLDKETGAVTDDGRIRASLPTWQRLLDAGAKVIVVAHLGRPKGVPEAKYSLAPAVERAKELLPGVTITLAQDTVGESAQAAVAALGDGELLVLENLRFNAGETSKDDAERGAFADQLAALADGFVSDGFGVVHRKQASVYDVAQKLPHAAGGLVLAEVEVLKRLTQTPQRPYAVVLGGSKVSDKLGVIDNLLNTADRLLIGGGMVFTFLKAQGHEVGKSLLEEDQLDTVRGYITRAQEQGVELVLPVDVVAATAFAGDAEHDVVAADAIPADRLGLDIGPESGKLFAAKLADCETVFWNGPMGVFELEAFSHGTRAVAQSLVDSSAFSVVGGGDSAAAVRTLGFDEKAFGHISTGGGASLEFLEGKTLPGLTVLES; encoded by the coding sequence ATGAAGACCATCGACGACCTCACTACCGAGCTCGGAACCCTTTCCGGCAAGCGCATCCTGGTCCGCAGTGACCTGAACGTGCCGCTGGACAAGGAAACCGGCGCGGTGACGGACGACGGCCGGATCCGGGCGTCGCTGCCGACCTGGCAGCGACTCCTGGACGCGGGCGCGAAGGTCATTGTCGTGGCCCACCTCGGCCGGCCGAAAGGCGTTCCGGAGGCGAAGTACTCCCTCGCCCCGGCGGTCGAGCGGGCCAAGGAGCTGCTGCCCGGGGTGACCATCACCCTGGCCCAGGACACCGTGGGCGAGTCCGCGCAGGCCGCGGTCGCCGCCCTCGGTGACGGCGAACTGCTGGTGCTGGAGAACCTCCGTTTCAACGCGGGGGAGACCAGCAAGGACGATGCCGAGCGGGGCGCGTTCGCCGACCAGCTCGCCGCTCTGGCCGACGGTTTCGTCAGCGACGGCTTCGGCGTCGTGCACCGCAAGCAGGCCAGCGTCTACGACGTCGCGCAGAAGTTGCCGCACGCCGCCGGTGGCCTGGTGCTGGCCGAGGTCGAGGTGCTCAAGCGCCTGACGCAGACCCCGCAGCGGCCCTACGCGGTGGTTCTCGGCGGTTCGAAGGTGTCCGACAAGCTCGGCGTCATCGACAACCTGCTGAACACGGCCGACCGGCTGCTGATCGGCGGTGGCATGGTGTTCACCTTCCTCAAGGCCCAGGGCCACGAGGTCGGTAAGAGCCTGCTCGAGGAAGACCAGCTCGACACCGTCCGCGGCTACATCACGCGGGCGCAGGAGCAGGGCGTCGAGCTGGTGCTCCCCGTCGACGTGGTCGCGGCCACGGCCTTCGCGGGCGATGCCGAGCACGACGTGGTCGCCGCGGACGCGATCCCGGCCGACCGTCTGGGACTCGACATCGGCCCGGAGTCCGGCAAGCTGTTCGCCGCCAAGCTGGCGGACTGCGAGACGGTCTTCTGGAACGGCCCGATGGGCGTCTTCGAGCTGGAGGCGTTCAGCCACGGCACCCGTGCGGTGGCCCAGTCGCTCGTCGACTCGTCGGCGTTCAGCGTCGTCGGTGGCGGTGACTCGGCCGCGGCGGTGCGCACGCTCGGCTTCGACGAGAAGGCCTTCGGTCACATCTCGACGGGCGGCGGTGCGAGCCTGGAATTCCTGGAGGGCAAGACCCTTCCGGGCCTCACTGTCCTGGAGAGCTGA
- the tpiA gene encoding triose-phosphate isomerase, translating to MAKSDEKSRTPLMAGNWKMNLDHFEAAHLVQKLAWTLDDAKHDFDVVEVALIPPFTDLRSVQTLVDGDKLGFKYGAQDLSQYDKGAYTGEISGAMLAKLKCTYVVVGHSERRQYHHEDDAVVNAKTKAAIKHDLIPIVCIGEGLEVRKEGRQVQHCLAQLDADLAGVPADKVASLVIAYEPVWAIGTGEVATPDDAQEVCAAIRKRIGELYSADVAASVRVLYGGSVKAQNVAGIMAKEDVDGALVGGAAIDPGEFASIVRYRDHKTA from the coding sequence ATGGCCAAGTCCGACGAGAAGAGCCGCACCCCGCTGATGGCGGGTAACTGGAAGATGAACCTCGATCACTTCGAGGCGGCTCATCTGGTGCAGAAGCTGGCGTGGACCCTCGACGACGCGAAGCACGACTTCGACGTCGTCGAGGTGGCGCTGATCCCACCGTTCACCGATCTGCGCTCCGTGCAGACCCTGGTGGACGGGGACAAGCTCGGTTTCAAGTACGGCGCACAAGACCTGTCGCAGTACGACAAGGGCGCGTACACCGGAGAGATCTCCGGGGCGATGCTCGCGAAGCTGAAGTGCACCTACGTGGTGGTCGGCCACTCCGAACGCCGGCAGTACCACCACGAGGACGACGCCGTGGTCAATGCCAAGACCAAGGCGGCCATCAAGCACGACCTCATCCCGATCGTGTGCATCGGTGAGGGGCTCGAGGTGCGCAAGGAGGGTCGGCAGGTTCAGCACTGCCTGGCCCAGCTCGACGCCGACCTGGCCGGCGTTCCCGCCGACAAGGTCGCGTCGCTCGTGATCGCGTACGAGCCGGTCTGGGCGATCGGCACCGGCGAGGTCGCCACCCCGGACGACGCGCAGGAGGTCTGTGCGGCGATCCGGAAGCGGATCGGCGAGCTCTACTCGGCCGATGTCGCGGCGTCCGTCCGGGTCCTGTACGGCGGTTCGGTCAAGGCGCAGAACGTGGCCGGGATCATGGCGAAGGAAGATGTCGACGGTGCACTCGTCGGCGGCGCCGCGATCGATCCGGGTGAGTTCGCGTCAATTGTCCGCTATCGGGACCATAAGACAGCCTGA
- the secG gene encoding preprotein translocase subunit SecG, whose translation MSVLRLSLQVLLVITSLILTLLILLHKGRGGGLSDMFGGGMSSSMGSSGVAERNLNRFTIAIGVTWAVVIVLLNLIYRFFPDAF comes from the coding sequence GTGTCCGTGCTACGCCTGAGCCTTCAGGTGCTTCTCGTCATCACCAGCCTCATCCTGACGCTGCTGATCCTTCTCCATAAGGGGAGGGGCGGTGGGCTGTCGGACATGTTCGGTGGTGGCATGTCCTCCAGCATGGGCAGCTCCGGGGTCGCCGAGCGCAACCTCAATCGCTTCACGATCGCGATCGGCGTCACCTGGGCAGTGGTGATCGTGCTGCTCAACCTGATCTACAGGTTCTTCCCCGACGCGTTCTGA
- a CDS encoding RNA polymerase-binding protein RbpA yields MASGNAIRGSRVGAGPMGEAERGDTAPRFRVSYWCANKHETKPSFSEEAGVQPPETWDCPRCGFPAGQDRTTPPSPPRNEPYKTHLAYVKERRSDADGQAILEEALASLRARRIIR; encoded by the coding sequence GTGGCGAGTGGCAACGCTATCCGCGGTAGCCGAGTTGGCGCCGGGCCGATGGGAGAGGCGGAGCGGGGCGACACGGCCCCCAGGTTCCGCGTTTCCTACTGGTGCGCGAACAAGCACGAGACCAAGCCGAGTTTCTCGGAAGAGGCGGGTGTGCAGCCCCCGGAGACCTGGGACTGCCCCCGTTGTGGTTTCCCCGCAGGGCAGGACCGCACCACGCCGCCGTCGCCGCCCCGCAACGAGCCTTACAAGACGCACCTCGCGTATGTGAAGGAGCGTCGCAGCGATGCGGACGGCCAGGCGATCCTGGAAGAGGCTCTGGCCTCTCTGCGGGCCCGCCGGATCATTCGCTGA
- a CDS encoding LLM class flavin-dependent oxidoreductase, with amino-acid sequence MTSTAENTSATPPRLGIAFVPVVPPERFRSVVRAAEESGLDELWVWEDCFKESGVATAAAALAWTEHIRVGIGLMPAPLRNVALTAMEIATLSRMFPGRLMPGVGHGVQDWMGQVGNRPASPLTLLREYSTALRRLLHGEKVTVDGTYVKLTDVALDWPLSPVPLLYVGGEGPKTLTLTGEVGDATMLSWAGDDESIRRRVQLVRDGLGTEAKAGALAPHEITVGQIAATGPDAQARVDAELPVWGRSPGPGDGVAGDAATIAADVLRLGALGCTTVILQPTSDEPDLEGFIRFLGQEVRPLLAG; translated from the coding sequence ATGACCTCGACTGCTGAGAACACCAGTGCGACACCGCCCCGTCTGGGAATCGCCTTCGTGCCGGTCGTTCCTCCCGAGCGTTTCCGCTCCGTGGTCCGGGCCGCCGAGGAATCGGGGCTGGACGAGCTGTGGGTCTGGGAGGACTGCTTCAAGGAGAGCGGGGTCGCCACTGCTGCAGCGGCCCTGGCCTGGACCGAGCACATCCGGGTCGGCATCGGCCTGATGCCTGCCCCCCTGCGCAACGTGGCGCTCACGGCGATGGAGATCGCCACCCTGTCCCGGATGTTCCCCGGTCGTCTCATGCCGGGTGTCGGTCACGGTGTGCAGGACTGGATGGGACAGGTCGGCAATCGCCCGGCCTCGCCGCTCACCCTGTTGCGGGAGTACTCGACCGCGCTGCGCCGGTTGCTGCACGGCGAGAAGGTCACCGTGGACGGCACGTACGTGAAACTCACCGACGTTGCGCTGGACTGGCCGCTGAGCCCCGTGCCGCTGTTGTATGTCGGTGGTGAGGGCCCGAAGACGCTGACGCTGACCGGCGAGGTCGGTGACGCCACGATGCTCAGCTGGGCCGGCGACGACGAGTCGATCCGCCGACGGGTGCAGCTCGTGCGCGACGGCCTGGGAACCGAGGCCAAGGCCGGTGCGCTCGCCCCGCACGAGATCACGGTCGGGCAGATTGCGGCGACCGGTCCCGACGCTCAGGCCCGGGTGGACGCCGAACTCCCGGTCTGGGGGCGCTCGCCGGGGCCCGGCGACGGGGTGGCCGGCGACGCGGCCACGATCGCGGCCGACGTGCTCCGCCTCGGTGCTCTGGGCTGCACCACGGTCATCCTGCAGCCCACGTCCGACGAGCCCGACCTCGAGGGTTTCATCCGCTTCCTCGGCCAGGAGGTGCGGCCGTTACTGGCGGGGTGA